One Vallitalea longa genomic window, GAGTGAATGGACTGACAAAGTGATAATAGAAACAATAAATTGGGTAAAAAATATCTCTACAAGAGATTCGAATATAACAGAAATATAATAAGGCTTCAATAAATATGATTTATTGTTATATATGTCTTAAAAGCAACGAAAGGATTGAATATTATTATGAGTGATGTTGTATTTTTTGCAGTCAATGAAAACATTAATAATCATGATTGTGAGAATTTAGGATTTGAAATATTAAAAGATAGATTAGTAAAAAGAGATATTTCAACTGTGATTTATCATATTCAAGTAGATAAGTTTGAAAATATGGATATAGAAAAGATTGCAAAAAAAATAATTGAATTAAATCCTCACATGGTAGGAATGGCTATTACATATAGAGATGTAAAATTACATTGCAAACTTGCTGAAAAAATAAAAAGTAAGAATCCACATATCCATATAACTGCTGGTGGTGCACTTGCTTCACATGCTTCTGTTGAATTACTAAGTCACTGTAAATATATTGATTCAGCGATAATAGGTGAAGGTGAATTAATTATTGCAAACCTAGCTAATAGTTTATTACAAAATAGAGATTTGAATAGATGTCAGGGTATTGCATGGAGAAATGAAAACAAAATTATTACCAATGATCTTCCTAAAGAAGTAGTACAACTAAATGAAAATATCTGCATAGAAAGAGAAATGATAAGTAATAATGATCTAAGATGGGCAAGAATAGAAACGGGAAGAGGATGTGCAGGTAGATGTACATTTTGTGCTGAATCACGTACTTACACTATTAATGGTCATAAAAGTTGGAGAAGTAAATCGCCTGATATGGTTATGAAAGAGATATCATATTTGATTAATACATATAATATTAAAGCTTTTGGTATTACCGATAATGCTTTTGAAGGTGTTGGAGAAGAAGGGAAAAAAAGATTGAGGGAAATATGTCAAAGGATTATTCAAGCTAATCTGAACATATATTTTACTGCCCTTTTTAGAGCTGATAGTTTTAATGAGAAGGATTATGATTTAATATTGTTGCTAAAAAAAGCTGGACTTGTAAATGTTTTTATAGGTGCAGAATCTGGTTATGAACAGACTATGCGAATATTCGGAAAAAGGGCAACAGTTAGTCAAACTCAAAAGGCAATAAACCTATTTACGAAGGCTAAAATTGCTGTATTAGTAGGTTTTATAATGTTTCAGCCATATTCAAGTCTTGAGGAATCCAGAGCAAATGTTATCTTATTAGATAAAATAAAACAGGCTCATAGGTTTAGTTTATATCAGCATCGTCTCATGCTTTTTCATGGTACACCATTATTAGAGAAATTAACAAGAGAAGGTTTATTAAGTGACGATTTTTCAATAATGAATCCATATGGATATAAAATAAAAGATACTGCATCAAAATGGCTTGTAGAACGGATTGGAGAGTATGGGACATTTACAAAAATACCTAAGGAAGTATATGTACTACAGAATTATTGTGAATTCATTGCGACTCTCATTGCAAAAATAAGTAAAGATAAGAAAATATGGACAAGTTCAGAAAAGCTTTTTAGTGATTACGAAGAAGTAAGAGAAAGTATATCTGAAATATACATAAATTTTTTAAACGAGGCAATTGATATTGCAGCTACGTCAAAAAGTGATATGCAATTTGAATTATTAAAAAAAGAAAAGCTCGATATAAAACTAATAAGTCGTAAATTACAGTTGTTGCAAGGTTCAGTAATGAGATTTATTGCTAGTAACAGAACGAATAAAGAAAATGTAAATTCTTTATTCTAATAATTAGTTTAGTAACAAGTATATGAAGTATATTACTAATAAAAGTTGAGTGGTGATTATTATTGAGAATTGAAGAATTATTTTTTGATGAATGCAATATAAACAAAAACTTTGTCATAGAAGATAATGATAATTATTGG contains:
- a CDS encoding B12-binding domain-containing radical SAM protein; amino-acid sequence: MSDVVFFAVNENINNHDCENLGFEILKDRLVKRDISTVIYHIQVDKFENMDIEKIAKKIIELNPHMVGMAITYRDVKLHCKLAEKIKSKNPHIHITAGGALASHASVELLSHCKYIDSAIIGEGELIIANLANSLLQNRDLNRCQGIAWRNENKIITNDLPKEVVQLNENICIEREMISNNDLRWARIETGRGCAGRCTFCAESRTYTINGHKSWRSKSPDMVMKEISYLINTYNIKAFGITDNAFEGVGEEGKKRLREICQRIIQANLNIYFTALFRADSFNEKDYDLILLLKKAGLVNVFIGAESGYEQTMRIFGKRATVSQTQKAINLFTKAKIAVLVGFIMFQPYSSLEESRANVILLDKIKQAHRFSLYQHRLMLFHGTPLLEKLTREGLLSDDFSIMNPYGYKIKDTASKWLVERIGEYGTFTKIPKEVYVLQNYCEFIATLIAKISKDKKIWTSSEKLFSDYEEVRESISEIYINFLNEAIDIAATSKSDMQFELLKKEKLDIKLISRKLQLLQGSVMRFIASNRTNKENVNSLF